ACTTGGCAATTTTTATGGTTagattcttatttttatttttgggttgcTCTATGACCATCTTTCTACTAAAGTTTTATCGGATGATTCCTATTATTTGGTTGCTATGTGACCATCTTTCCTTATGATCTTATTAAAGTGAACTTCACACAGGGATATTGATTGCTTGGTGAAGAGGGTCAATTACTATCTCTTTTTGTAATGTCTGAGTTTGAGTTGGTTCTGATCTTGCACTCCTGAtaataacttataatttactTGGATAAAACTCTATCGGAGTGAACTTGTCTGTAAAGTAGATTGATCAAGAATAATAAAAGATTAAAGAAAACCAAGAAGCAATACTTTTCAGTTGCCGATTAATATTTGTTATGATGAGTGAGAATGTTTATGGATGCAAAAAAGAAGCAGAAGTttctaatcattttttttggatatgttGTGTGTGCAGTATCCTGCTATTCTCTTTTTCCGCTACTCTTTGAGGCACAGGAGTATCCTATCAAAATTCTGTTGTTGCTTCTTCACTCCATTTTGATGTGGTCTGGCTTTTCAGCACAGTTTTACGACAGTGCCGAAACAGGAGTGTCGACTGCTCACACAAAGAAAAAAGCTGGCCAATTTGAATCTAAAGGTAGTTTAAGTGCAGATGTGAGGAATAATGGTTTTGTTATTGGCTTGATAGAGAAGATATATCTGGTTGGTCTTGTAGTTGTAGAGATATGGGGCCAAGTTTTACACCCTCTGCTTTTGGGTGATAAGCTTGCATTTCTTCCCCTTATGTTGATCTCTGTATACTGTGCTTTGGGGATCATGTACTCTTGGATATGGCAGTTAAGATCCATAGTTAAATCTCATTAACTTTTTGTCTGTCTGTGgtcatattaaattttctatttatggACTTTTTATAAGTAGAATTTCAAGTAATTTTCTGTGATCATATGCTGCCTCTGCCTCAAGTTCTATGGAATTATACTACAGCTAGACATATAATTAGGTTATGCCTATATTCCTACTATAATGTTGGCATTACTGGCAAAACGGGATAAAGCTTTGCATATCAGCTGAATAAGTTTGAATCCTTCTGCTGGGTCAACAATTCTGTCTGGAATGTGTATGCAAACACACAATGAGTAGTTTCTGTAGAGAGATTTTCTTGAAAGTGTACCTTTTGTGTGAATTTGATCTGTTGGCGGataatcttaaaataaatcaatcaaattattgtatttccatttttcatttttaacagAAACAAGGTTAACAGAGGTGACAATGGTCAATGAATCTATTGCATTGCATTATAATCGTGCAAAGTTATCATTTAACAACCATAGTTAAAAATCCTGacctaaattataaattataatgagATACGTTAGCACTACCTCACATTATAGCCTATGTAGAATTGAGTGACACCACAAAAATGTACAGATAAGGAAAAATGATCACTTGATAATTCTTGAAAGGATATAACTGGAAATTGTATTCTCAACAAGAATGAACGGTCAATATTATCTCTGCTCtatgaagaaaagaaatacaCAGCATCTTCGCTGAAAAACATTCTATGGCCGTCGCCACCTATTTGTTAAAGGTGAATGAGATTTTGGAATGAAGGACTCAAATTTCTCAAAAGACCATTTTATGTCTCAAAAGAAATTAcgcttgtttgttttttatgttttatgtttttgttttttgttttaataacaATAGCAATGAAGGTGTGTCTCTTAGTATTATAGTCAGGAGGATAGGATTGGGgtgtacccaaaaaaattattttattttattttttggtcgaaaaaaatatatatatttttttttagggaaaatatattttgttttaataagtAGGTAAAAGCAAGGTTGTCaaaactgaaccggaccggccAGTTCAACCGATTGGACCAGGAACCGGACCTATGTCCGGTCCGAGTCACGGCTAAAACCGCCCTGGCAAAAAACCGGTAAACCGGACAAAAACTGGGAAAACCACTAAAAACCAAAGGTCCAACGGTTTTGGCCGGCTCAGACTATTTCTTTGcttttttgcaacaaaaaacaaaactttaaactattttgttttaaataggatatttttttaaaatatatccaAGCAAAACTACTGTTCCAAACGTCCAATCTAGGTGGAACTTTTGCTCTATACCTGAAGCCCTGAATCTACTTTTATAACCAAAGTTTAAGAATCTAGTTTGAAATTCTTCGATGTGGGACTTATTGTGTTGTTGTGTTTACATCATCCAACATCAGTAGTTTTTCACTCTTCCTAATGCATTCACGTCACAAACAGACACACACTATAATTTTGGCTCTTGATTATCTTCAATTAGACTATgatcaagaaataaaatattcattccACTTCATTTAGAAAAAATACATACTTCATTCCACAGATATATCATTTCTTAAGTAAtatattcatcctttttttgGTATCAACTAATCTATCCATCTAACACTAAATAATGTAAGCATGATTcctgctatatatatatatatatatatatatatatgttatgtgggaaaatgtataataaatttttttggatttatgAAATAAGAGTTTGGAtacaaaaagttttttatatatttatcaacactttatatataatattttaaataaaaatgtatattttacaAAACCGGTTGAACCCCGGTTCGACTCCGATCGAACCTTCAAACCCTGAACCCAAACCTACATCGGTTCGATGTCCGGTCCGGTTTTAATTACCTTGGGTAAAAGTTTTATTTGATCACCCTAGTAATATGTATATTTTGCTATCtcaaataagtatttttttttgggtaaaataTTAGTAGaaacaataaaatcaaaacattatCAATTGattgttaaatttattttcattttattttgacacTTTCAATctcttcaataaatattttaacttttaagataaattaattaatttgtaaaaaaaaaaaagataaattaatttgGCCCCCTCgtaatagttttttaaaaaaaagatccaTAGCTTTGAAGAGAGATGTAACACGcacatttttaaaattgatgatattgattaattatttatacataaaaCTAGGAGGGAGTAATAAAAATGGAGTTATCAATTAGTTTTAaggaatgaagatgaagatggaaaGTACAAAGTAAGAGGGAAAAGAGtagtactactactactactagtaGTATACAATACAAGGAATGATGATGACACTATTATAATAAGGGATGATATTACGTAGATGTCCAATTGGGAGGTGACCAGTTCTGACGGTCAATACCAATAGTTGGTGGTCAACAACGATGTTAGCAGTTGCTAGCTATGgtactttcaagtttcaaccgtTGATTAGAACCAGGCTTTGGCTTTGGCGTGGCTGAGTTTTGATTACAATGTCACATTGTATACTGGAAATAATACAGGGTTAGTGCAACCAACCATTGAATAAGAAAGAATTAACTGCCGAAAATGTTACCTTACTatggttttctttttcttccatttttgaggattttgagcgttagaaattgtttttctttttaaagtcAATGTGTCATTAATATAGAATCACTTAGAATGTCACATGTTCATTGTATTATATGATCACAACCTATGATGATTGAAGTTAAGGGAAGAACCATTTTGATTGACACATTTTGATTTTAGAGATGCATTTGCGAATTAGTGAAAATCATTGACTAGTTTAGAGAATACTCACAATTTCATGTAGAAATTTGCCTCTCCACTTCAATAAGAATATCCATCATTCAAACATATCACAAACTATTATAATTGaatcttaaaatcaattaaGTATATATGCTACCtatctctaatttttatttttaaatttattaaataattgatgtatttagtctatTTTATTGTGAGTCATGTTATTTTAACATGATATGAGGTCATTGTGCAGTCTTTGGCTTATAACAGAACAAAAAGCAAAACAGATACTCCCCGATTAGGCCAAACGGTTTTTCTTTGCAATCCGCATGGCATGATATGCATATCTATACGGTAACCAAACATGTCATGTCCTTCATATGTTCATCACATACAATAATGTACacacaaataattaattattccaATCATTACTCATTAAttgtcacacacacacactcaagATATTTTTCTAACAAATGGCATGAATTCGATTCCAACTTAAAAATACAACCCTGTTAAATTTCTCCCTCTTATATGGACCAATATTAGCTGCATGCCAATTTCATGGCTTTTCTCCGGCCAAACTAAACCTCTGACACCGGCGACcggacatttttttttctcatttgtatcccaaaaacaaatagaaaagaCGTTAAATTTTTTTGCGATATACATAATGTGtgtgtttatatattaattcataGTATCTGTTATGCAATTTctttatgaagaaaaacaaatatactATGCAAATACATAAGATCGTCCATTAGTACTACCATATGTTCTCAAttttaatatatcataaaaatcaaGGCTGATTCATGGGTTAAAAGCATATCTAAATAAAATCTTAtctaaaattttctaaaatttagtaaaaatctcatattctacaattttctaaactaaaattaataaaatcttatctaaagttaatattttccaaacaaatattaaattgattgactatactttcaattaaaaagtaatattaaaaaattccattaactaatttaataaatgattttgtatttcaaaacgcctaaaaagtaaaacttcaacaaaatttagtaaatttaataaaatagtacatttatatttttcaaaatgcCTCACATTACAATTTGTCTTAGATCTTCAAATGTGTTCTACCAACTCCGACTAAAAGCAAAAATTTGAAAGTGGAGACAAATAATCCAACTCCAAAAGTTGTAAGGATGAACATTTTGGGGTTAAGTATTAGAAGAAATCTAAGACTAAACTAGATactcttaattaattatttatacaatcaaataagcattaaaaataaattgggactaatataattcaacaattataaccATGCATATATGCTTTTGTCAAAATACCCAGTTCTCTCTGTGAAATCTTTGTAACATGCATTATCGACACAATCACAactacatatataaatatatatcatatatgctAATTGCCTGAAATCCTAAATAATAATGTAGCATAGCTTATCacatgaataaaattaaattaatcaaaGCCAAAGAGCTCCAGCTTCCTTAAGAAGAGGAATGAGTGCACCATTGATGTGTTTGGCCAACAAGATCTCCACACCACCAAGAAACTTTCCACAGACGAAGACGGCAGGGAGTGGCTGGCGGGTGTCACCAGAAAGCTGGCAGAGGGCAGCAAGAATGGCGGAGCCGGAAGCATGCCGATCAAGCTCAATGACAGTGGGGCCTACAGCAAGGCTGAAGAGGAGGTTCTTGGCGACGGTGGAAAAACAGCAGTCGGTGGAGCTGAACACAACGACGACATTAGAGGAGGCAAGGTGGGTGACCATCTCTCGAGGAGTCATGTTCTTGAATGGTGTTGTGGATGAAATTGATGAAGACTCAATATCCATATTGTTACAAATGATTAGATACAAAGAGATGACTAGAGAGGGGGTATATATAGGGCGTTCATGCAATAaagtaatattattttgtgtgtaaaaataatatcatgaaggataaattttttaaattattgtaattattttcttaacataatTGTTAGTATTGATGAAGGTTGACTCAGTTGAAAAGAAATTGACACATTTGCAATGCCGTAGTTCAACTCTCATTGTCCTTGTGAGGATCTCATTGGTAGATGactattaaatatatttgtaagCGGTCTTTGAATTTTGTGATCTGATCCTAGTGAACGCCGAAGCTCAACTCACCTAaa
Above is a genomic segment from Medicago truncatula cultivar Jemalong A17 chromosome 5, MtrunA17r5.0-ANR, whole genome shotgun sequence containing:
- the LOC120580682 gene encoding glutaredoxin-C9, which gives rise to MDIESSSISSTTPFKNMTPREMVTHLASSNVVVVFSSTDCCFSTVAKNLLFSLAVGPTVIELDRHASGSAILAALCQLSGDTRQPLPAVFVCGKFLGGVEILLAKHINGALIPLLKEAGALWL